A single Cyprinus carpio isolate SPL01 chromosome A20, ASM1834038v1, whole genome shotgun sequence DNA region contains:
- the LOC109089743 gene encoding trace amine-associated receptor 4-like: MTLNETGIYPENVFLCYPLLPDSCPRAHRLPALKVAMYVFMVLMILTTVFGNLLIIISISQFKQLQSPTHLIVRSLAASDCLLGSLVMPYSMVRSVEGCWYLGDVVCKVHSSLDMTFSISSLIHLSLISVDRYMAICDPLRYKMRVTNNIVSVFTTFTWLFSFLYSFSIVFSGVNKIGLESFIMQVYCVGSCVLFFNKQWGLICSLLTFFLPGTIMSSLYMEIFHVARKHAKVMSERVTVMATGGLKIQSSTEREGKAAKTLAIVMGVFYFCWLPFFTATAVDPFLNFVTPGDVFDALVWFGYFNSTCNPLIYGFFYPRFQKAFKILISTYICGCNDSSTLILE; encoded by the coding sequence ATGACTTTAAATGAAACTGGCATTTACCCTGAGAATGTGTTTCTCTGCTATCCACTCCTGCCGGACTCCTGTCCCAGAGCTCACCGCCTCCCTGCACTTAAAGTGGCGATGTATGTTTTCATGGTGCTGATGATCCTCACAACAGTTTTTGGGAACCTGCTgatcatcatctccatctctcagtTCAAACAGCTTCAGTCTCCAACTCATCTGATTGTTCGCTCTCTGGCTGCCAGCGATTGTCTGCTGGGTTCTTTGGTCATGCCGTACAGTATGGTGCGATCTGTTGAAGGCTGCTGGTATCTGGGGGATGTTGTGTGTAAAGTGCATTCTAGTTTGGACATGACTTTCAGCATCTCTTCTTTAATACATCTCAGTTTAATATCTGTCGACAGGTACATGGCCATTTGTGACCCCCTGAGGTACAAAATGAGGGTCACAAACAACATTGTGTCTGTATTTACTACCTTCACATGGCTTTTTTCATTTCTCTACAGCTTTTCTATTGTGTTTTCAGGGGTAAACAAAATTGGCTTGGAGTCGTTCATCATGCAGGTTTACTGTGTGggaagttgtgttttgttttttaacaaacaatggGGTCTTATTTGTTCACTTCTCACATTCTTTCTTCCCGGGACGATTATGAGCTCTCTGTATATGGAAATCTTTCATGTTGCACGAAAACATGCAAAAGTTATGTCAGAAAGAGTGACTGTGATGGCAACAGGAGGGTTGAAGATCCAAAGCTCTACTGAAAGAGAAGGAAAGGCAGCTAAAACTCTGGCCATTGTCATGGGTGTTTTTTATTTCTGCTGGTTGCCTTTTTTTACTGCCACTGCTGTAGATCCTTTCCTCAATTTTGTGACTCCTGGTGATGTGTTTGAtgctttggtttggtttggatACTTTAATTCCACTTGTAACCCACTAATCTATGGTTTCTTCTATCCTCGCTTTCAGAAAGCTTTTAAAATTCTCATATCCACTTATATCTGTGGCTGCAATGACTCAAGCACCTTGATActtgaatga